The Chroococcidiopsis sp. TS-821 genome includes a region encoding these proteins:
- a CDS encoding alpha/beta hydrolase: MALEVISVPPTSGEPPKGIIVFLHGWGANSQDLASLSPLLNLPEYQFLFPNAPFPHPYVSTGRMWYNLEHEYQGQGLAESRQLLKEWLQSLESSIGVPLSRTILSGFSQGAAMTLDVGLTLPLAGLIGLSGYMHPLTEIETTSPPVLLVHGRQDSVVPIQAAVSAQQSLRSLGIAVQYHEFNMAHEIRPEVLPVIRNFVLEVMSRQSKY; the protein is encoded by the coding sequence CTGGCTTTAGAAGTAATTTCAGTTCCACCAACGTCAGGAGAACCACCAAAGGGAATCATTGTTTTTTTGCATGGTTGGGGAGCAAATTCTCAAGATTTAGCATCGCTGTCGCCACTGTTGAACTTACCTGAATATCAGTTTTTGTTTCCTAATGCGCCATTTCCGCATCCTTATGTATCAACAGGTAGGATGTGGTACAACTTGGAGCATGAATATCAAGGTCAAGGGTTAGCCGAAAGTCGTCAACTGCTAAAAGAGTGGTTGCAGTCACTAGAAAGTAGTATAGGTGTTCCATTGTCGCGGACGATTTTGAGTGGATTTTCGCAAGGTGCAGCGATGACTTTAGATGTGGGGTTAACGCTTCCACTTGCAGGTTTGATTGGTTTAAGTGGTTATATGCATCCACTCACAGAAATTGAGACAACGTCTCCGCCAGTATTGCTAGTCCACGGTCGTCAAGATTCAGTCGTACCGATACAAGCGGCTGTATCTGCGCAACAGAGTTTGCGTTCTTTGGGTATTGCGGTGCAATATCACGAGTTTAATATGGCACACGAAATTCGACCTGAAGTTTTGCCAGTGATACGTAATTTTGTTTTAGAAGTGATGTCGCGCCAAAGCAAATATTAA
- a CDS encoding DUF2555 domain-containing protein gives MNTLSLSQQDIANMTATDVEKLAARLEQDNYTNIFDGLQDWHLLRAIAFQRPELVEPYIHLLDLEPYDEG, from the coding sequence ATGAACACTTTGAGTTTGTCCCAGCAGGATATTGCTAATATGACCGCTACAGACGTTGAAAAGTTAGCAGCACGTCTAGAGCAAGATAACTATACAAATATCTTTGACGGCTTACAAGACTGGCATTTGTTGCGGGCGATCGCGTTTCAGCGCCCGGAGTTGGTTGAACCGTACATTCATTTGTTGGACTTGGAGCCGTATGATGAGGGGTGA
- the coaBC gene encoding bifunctional phosphopantothenoylcysteine decarboxylase/phosphopantothenate--cysteine ligase CoaBC yields the protein MKQKILIGIGGGIAAYKVCEVISTLFQAGMQVRVILTDSAQQFITPLTVATLSRHPAYTDADFWQPHPRPLHIELGEWADVFVIAPLTANTLSKLSYGTADNLLTNTVLASQCPVLLAPAMNTEMWQQVAVQRNWQQLLTDTRFHALAPGYGLLACDRVGAGRMAEPTEIVTGVQSLLHTQGKRDLLGKRVLISTGGTREYLDPVRFIGNPSTGKMGLALAQAALHRGAIVTLVHTAVEWSVPSGMRAIAVVNAEQMQQAMLENFPDADLTVMCAAVADVKPAEYSKDKLPKRSLPQQLPLAPVPDIVAELGRRKQSYQRLIGFAAQTGDIITPARQKLAQKKLDAIVANPIDRTDAGFGSNFNQAIFLDTQGRQVEIPQCSKLQLAHHLWDFVHGL from the coding sequence ATGAAACAAAAGATATTAATTGGTATTGGCGGCGGAATTGCAGCTTATAAGGTGTGTGAAGTGATTTCCACGCTGTTTCAGGCTGGGATGCAGGTGCGGGTGATTCTGACAGATTCAGCGCAGCAGTTTATTACGCCGTTAACGGTTGCGACGCTATCGCGTCACCCAGCATATACAGATGCCGATTTTTGGCAACCGCATCCACGTCCACTGCATATTGAACTCGGTGAGTGGGCGGATGTGTTTGTTATTGCACCGCTGACAGCCAATACGCTCTCTAAATTAAGCTACGGTACTGCGGACAATTTGTTAACAAATACTGTTTTGGCTTCGCAGTGTCCGGTGTTGTTAGCACCAGCGATGAACACCGAAATGTGGCAACAAGTCGCTGTGCAGCGCAATTGGCAACAACTCTTGACAGATACAAGGTTTCATGCATTGGCACCCGGTTACGGGTTACTGGCGTGCGATCGCGTCGGCGCAGGACGCATGGCAGAGCCTACCGAAATTGTTACAGGAGTGCAATCTTTACTTCATACTCAAGGTAAGCGCGACTTACTTGGTAAACGCGTCTTAATTAGTACAGGGGGAACGCGCGAGTACTTAGACCCCGTGCGGTTTATTGGTAATCCTTCCACAGGGAAGATGGGGCTAGCTTTGGCGCAAGCAGCGCTCCATCGTGGGGCGATCGTCACGTTAGTTCACACAGCAGTAGAGTGGAGTGTTCCTTCTGGAATGCGCGCGATCGCGGTTGTGAATGCCGAACAAATGCAGCAAGCAATGTTGGAAAACTTCCCTGATGCTGATTTAACGGTGATGTGCGCCGCAGTCGCTGATGTGAAGCCCGCCGAGTATAGTAAGGATAAATTACCAAAGCGATCGCTTCCCCAACAGTTACCACTTGCACCCGTACCCGATATTGTGGCAGAACTCGGACGTCGCAAACAAAGCTACCAACGCCTCATTGGTTTTGCTGCACAAACTGGAGATATTATCACTCCTGCACGACAAAAATTAGCGCAAAAGAAACTCGATGCGATCGTTGCCAATCCCATTGATCGAACTGATGCTGGTTTTGGCAGTAACTTCAACCAAGCAATCTTTTTAGATACTCAAGGACGACAAGTAGAAATTCCGCAATGTAGTAAATTACAACTGGCACACCATTTATGGGATTTCGTGCATGGGTTGTAA
- a CDS encoding DUF3352 domain-containing protein, whose product MMRRRFFYFLTVSAVVLLLTGIGGCYWLVRGSPLTLLQGGTQATPEAAIFVPKQAPVMISILVNPDRLEKLRQVVARPKQRRQSRQEIDQIKTALLANTGLDYRRDIQPWLGDEITVAVTTNDYDRDSYNGQQPGYLMALATKDAEKSREFLQLVFAKQAIAPTDLEFEDYKGVHLVYHKARPQAEPSLKSPKRILSGAVIGDRFVLLANHPMVIKDAINNVQAPDLNLTTSSRYQQALAQLPHRRLGLAFLNLPSVVSWQKLESAAQYESQIIALEANRKGLLAETTLLAASTPEVTSTPELTEPVGALQYIPATSGLAIAGTNLSNLNNTALSQLWTQVTHISTSGYDAISRLINQPLANLQQRWGIDFAQDIFSWVQGEYALALLPHSDRLTADWVFVAEKSAATAEGISRLDALARQRGYDITVLPLAEHKVTAWTQLTTAPINQASNSEEDAITIRAKVLGVRGTTDKYEILATSVDAMDAALKAYRNGSLLNDAKFQASIEAIPQPNAGYVYLDWMATQSLLERQLPALKLVEVIAKPLFDNLRSLTVSSYGSEPGLLKGGAFLRLNG is encoded by the coding sequence ATGATGAGGCGACGTTTCTTTTATTTCTTAACTGTTAGTGCTGTTGTACTGCTATTGACGGGTATCGGTGGCTGTTATTGGTTAGTACGCGGTAGTCCACTCACGTTGTTACAAGGTGGAACGCAAGCAACACCAGAAGCCGCAATCTTTGTGCCAAAGCAAGCACCTGTGATGATATCTATTTTAGTTAATCCCGACCGCTTGGAGAAATTGCGACAGGTTGTAGCCCGTCCGAAACAAAGGCGACAATCGCGTCAAGAAATTGACCAAATTAAAACCGCATTACTCGCAAACACCGGATTGGATTACCGACGGGATATTCAGCCTTGGCTAGGAGATGAAATCACCGTTGCAGTAACCACCAACGACTATGACCGCGATTCGTACAATGGTCAACAACCAGGATATCTCATGGCACTAGCAACTAAAGATGCAGAAAAAAGCCGCGAATTTTTACAGCTTGTCTTTGCCAAACAGGCGATAGCCCCAACAGATTTAGAGTTTGAAGACTACAAAGGCGTTCATCTTGTCTACCACAAAGCACGTCCGCAGGCAGAACCATCACTAAAATCGCCAAAGCGGATACTTTCAGGTGCAGTAATTGGCGATCGCTTTGTGCTACTGGCGAATCATCCAATGGTCATCAAAGACGCGATTAATAACGTGCAAGCACCGGATCTGAACCTTACAACATCGAGTCGTTACCAACAGGCTTTGGCGCAGTTACCTCATCGGCGACTGGGCTTAGCATTTTTGAATCTACCCAGTGTTGTTTCTTGGCAAAAACTCGAATCGGCGGCGCAATATGAAAGCCAAATTATCGCGTTAGAAGCAAACCGCAAAGGATTGTTAGCCGAAACAACACTCCTTGCTGCATCAACTCCAGAAGTAACTTCTACCCCAGAATTGACCGAACCTGTCGGTGCTTTACAATACATCCCCGCAACAAGCGGCTTGGCGATCGCCGGAACAAATTTGAGCAACTTAAACAATACCGCGCTAAGTCAACTTTGGACGCAAGTTACGCATATATCAACTTCTGGCTACGACGCGATTTCACGCTTGATTAACCAACCTCTAGCTAACCTGCAACAGCGCTGGGGTATCGATTTTGCGCAAGATATTTTTAGCTGGGTACAAGGCGAGTATGCCCTAGCTCTCTTACCACACAGCGATAGATTAACTGCAGATTGGGTTTTTGTCGCTGAAAAATCCGCAGCTACCGCCGAAGGAATTTCGCGCTTAGATGCGCTGGCGCGACAACGCGGCTATGACATTACAGTACTACCGCTCGCCGAACACAAAGTTACCGCTTGGACGCAGTTGACAACAGCCCCAATAAATCAAGCAAGTAACTCTGAAGAAGACGCAATTACAATTCGAGCCAAAGTTCTGGGCGTACGCGGAACAACCGATAAATACGAAATTTTGGCAACTTCGGTAGATGCGATGGATGCTGCGCTTAAAGCGTATCGCAATGGTTCATTACTCAACGATGCAAAATTTCAAGCAAGTATTGAAGCTATCCCGCAGCCAAATGCGGGTTATGTTTATCTTGATTGGATGGCGACTCAATCACTGCTAGAACGTCAGTTACCCGCACTCAAGCTTGTGGAAGTCATTGCCAAACCCTTATTTGACAATTTGCGATCGCTTACCGTTAGCAGTTACGGTAGCGAGCCTGGACTACTTAAAGGTGGTGCGTTCTTGCGGTTGAACGGGTAA
- a CDS encoding rhodanese-like domain-containing protein: MTSQFRQPIAQIGVTELEQRLRNPSASALQLIDVREPEEVAIASIPGFEVLPLSQFATWAETILARFDPDVETLVMCHHGIRSAQMCQWLQQQGFTNVKNIAGGIDAYSLTINPAIPRY; this comes from the coding sequence ATGACCTCTCAATTTCGTCAACCAATCGCCCAAATTGGCGTTACCGAACTCGAACAGCGCTTGCGCAATCCATCTGCATCCGCGTTACAGCTAATTGATGTTCGCGAACCAGAAGAAGTGGCGATCGCCTCAATTCCAGGTTTTGAGGTATTACCGTTAAGTCAATTTGCCACTTGGGCAGAGACTATACTCGCGCGGTTTGACCCTGATGTCGAAACACTTGTGATGTGTCATCATGGCATTCGTTCGGCTCAAATGTGCCAATGGTTGCAGCAGCAGGGATTTACAAACGTGAAAAATATTGCTGGAGGTATTGACGCGTATTCTTTAACAATCAATCCGGCAATTCCTCGGTATTGA
- the hrcA gene encoding heat-inducible transcriptional repressor HrcA has product MQVQLNARQQHILWATVRHYIATAEPVGSKALVEEYNLGVSSATIRNTMGVLEKVGLLYQPHTSAGRIPSDSGYRIYVDQLISPSEILAKQVEQVFHERLKWEDWSIEALLQGAAQILATVSGCITLITMPQTTTTQLRHLQLVQIEPGKAMLIVVTDTYETHSAVMDLPAPPHATPDAEAVERELQILSNFLNAHLRGRSLSEIANLNWHQLDRDFQRYGDVLKSFLGELSRRKVPAGTQIMIRGVSEVLRQPEFAELQQVQTIIHLLEEEQDQLWPLIFEEREGEYTKHRVSVRIGSENPLQPIRMCTLISATYRRGEVPVGSVGVLGPTRMDYETAIAVVEAAADYLSEALS; this is encoded by the coding sequence ATGCAAGTGCAGCTTAATGCTCGGCAACAGCATATTCTCTGGGCAACGGTGCGCCACTACATTGCTACCGCCGAACCGGTTGGGTCTAAAGCATTGGTAGAAGAATATAATCTTGGGGTAAGCTCGGCAACAATACGTAACACAATGGGCGTGTTGGAAAAAGTCGGACTACTGTACCAACCGCATACCTCTGCTGGACGCATCCCGTCGGATTCGGGTTACCGGATTTATGTCGATCAACTTATTTCTCCATCAGAAATTTTAGCAAAGCAAGTCGAGCAGGTCTTTCACGAACGGCTGAAGTGGGAAGATTGGAGTATTGAAGCCCTGTTACAAGGCGCAGCGCAAATCCTGGCGACAGTTAGCGGCTGCATTACTTTAATTACAATGCCACAGACGACGACAACGCAACTGCGGCATTTACAGCTTGTGCAAATCGAACCAGGAAAAGCGATGCTCATCGTTGTGACAGATACCTACGAGACACATTCAGCGGTGATGGACCTTCCAGCACCACCACACGCAACGCCTGATGCAGAAGCGGTTGAACGCGAATTACAAATCTTATCAAACTTTTTAAACGCGCATTTGCGCGGGCGATCGCTTTCGGAAATTGCCAATTTAAATTGGCATCAATTAGACCGCGACTTTCAGCGTTATGGCGATGTCTTGAAAAGTTTTTTAGGAGAACTTAGCCGCCGTAAAGTTCCAGCAGGAACGCAAATTATGATTCGGGGTGTTTCTGAGGTATTGCGTCAACCTGAATTTGCTGAACTGCAGCAGGTACAAACCATCATTCATTTGCTCGAAGAAGAACAAGACCAACTGTGGCCTTTGATTTTTGAAGAACGCGAAGGAGAATATACTAAGCATCGCGTTAGTGTCCGCATTGGCTCAGAAAACCCGCTACAACCGATTCGGATGTGTACGCTAATTTCAGCGACGTATCGACGTGGAGAAGTTCCTGTCGGGAGTGTCGGTGTTTTAGGACCAACACGTATGGATTACGAAACCGCGATCGCTGTTGTCGAAGCAGCGGCTGATTATCTCTCTGAAGCTTTAAGTTAG
- a CDS encoding DUF2834 domain-containing protein: MIRKIGFGALWVGLAIYAFFFAPPNQPDTFELIKNLSIGKIDGINPLIVALFYIMGVWPIIYSCLLFFDGRTQKIPATPFAVLSFGVGAFALLPYLALREPSTTFPGEKNTFLKVLDSRWTGIVLTIAAAMIVTYGLSNGDWGDFINQWRTSRFIHVMSLDFCLLCLLFPALLGDDMARRGLQNSRLYWVAALIPLFGPLIYLCARPPLSADIPIQVTSV, from the coding sequence ATGATTAGAAAAATTGGCTTTGGCGCACTTTGGGTAGGACTCGCAATTTACGCCTTTTTCTTTGCACCACCAAATCAACCGGATACGTTTGAACTGATTAAAAATCTTTCTATTGGCAAAATCGATGGCATTAACCCGCTAATTGTTGCACTATTTTACATTATGGGTGTTTGGCCGATAATTTATAGTTGTTTGCTATTTTTTGATGGTCGGACGCAAAAAATTCCAGCTACCCCTTTTGCGGTGCTTTCGTTTGGAGTTGGTGCATTTGCACTGCTACCTTATTTAGCTTTACGCGAACCAAGTACAACGTTTCCCGGCGAAAAAAATACCTTCCTTAAGGTGTTGGATTCGCGGTGGACGGGAATAGTACTAACGATCGCAGCAGCTATGATTGTTACTTATGGTTTGAGCAATGGCGATTGGGGAGACTTTATCAATCAATGGCGAACAAGTCGCTTTATTCACGTGATGAGTTTGGATTTTTGTTTATTGTGCTTGTTATTTCCAGCGTTGTTAGGAGATGATATGGCACGTCGCGGCTTGCAAAATTCTCGACTTTATTGGGTTGCAGCACTCATACCGCTGTTCGGTCCACTAATTTATCTGTGCGCGCGCCCGCCGTTATCAGCAGATATTCCTATACAAGTAACGAGTGTTTAG
- a CDS encoding cobalamin-binding protein produces the protein MGDRIRIVSLIPSATEIVAALGLGDAIVGRSHECDYPLEIKDRPVCTAARLNSEAPSQEIHQNVNNILRSALSIYEVKLDVLEALKPTHIITQDQCDVCAVSLQDVEAAVAKLTQSQPQVISLQPNSLSDVWRDIERVANALGVRSLELIEDLEARVKICQQKTAHLSVEELPTVACIEWTDPLMTAANWIPELVAKAGGQPLFSVSGQPSPIITWDTLVATNPDIIIFMLCGFGLQRTRTEAIALKTHPAWEKLKAVQHQRVYITDGNSYFNRPGPRLVDSLEILAEIVHPEIFDYGYKGTGWELL, from the coding sequence ATGGGCGATCGAATACGAATAGTCTCGCTTATACCAAGTGCGACGGAAATCGTAGCAGCGCTAGGATTAGGAGATGCCATTGTTGGGCGATCGCACGAATGCGATTATCCTCTGGAAATAAAAGATCGTCCTGTATGCACCGCAGCGCGATTAAACTCAGAAGCGCCAAGTCAAGAAATTCATCAAAACGTTAACAATATATTGCGTTCAGCGTTGAGCATTTACGAAGTTAAACTCGATGTTTTAGAAGCACTCAAGCCAACACACATTATCACTCAAGACCAATGTGATGTCTGCGCCGTGAGTCTCCAAGACGTAGAAGCCGCAGTCGCGAAACTGACGCAGAGTCAACCGCAGGTTATTTCATTGCAACCCAATAGTTTGTCGGATGTTTGGCGCGATATCGAACGCGTTGCGAATGCATTAGGAGTGCGATCGCTAGAATTAATCGAAGATCTCGAAGCGCGGGTGAAAATTTGTCAGCAGAAGACTGCGCACCTATCGGTCGAGGAACTCCCCACCGTTGCTTGTATCGAGTGGACAGATCCGCTCATGACAGCAGCTAACTGGATTCCCGAACTTGTAGCCAAAGCTGGAGGACAACCGCTATTTAGCGTCAGCGGTCAGCCTTCGCCCATTATTACTTGGGATACGCTCGTTGCGACTAATCCTGATATAATCATCTTTATGCTATGTGGATTTGGTTTACAGCGTACCCGTACTGAAGCGATCGCGCTAAAGACGCATCCAGCATGGGAGAAACTGAAGGCTGTACAGCATCAAAGAGTCTACATTACGGATGGTAATTCTTACTTCAATCGTCCTGGACCGCGCCTCGTTGATTCGCTAGAAATCCTAGCAGAGATTGTGCATCCAGAAATTTTTGATTATGGTTACAAGGGAACTGGATGGGAACTGCTATAG
- a CDS encoding ATP-binding protein: MTPEPLKTLLIVLDATNQHQISTCIQQLNHNEVELTFVVLKESNFHLAAVPQADVIVLVVSSLDRSAFELVNQVRHACVPLVVIGNTQDRTLICEVLRRGVQEYLYQEQLTATKLLQTLQSACARWQVTANNTRSQSLRTHVAAQTVGTFHQIIANINDAIAIVDLQGCYIEQNPMHRRLLGYSDAELSGKTPAIHLGEQVFAAICQELVQNDYCCREVISRTKDGRLLHIELKAFTVRDTDNNPICYVGIKKDITERKLVSSIVTQRDRLLEGVATATHQLIAIEDFSQAISQALATLGTAVDVNRVYVFENHYHPHTGEPLMSQRFEWTDNTVTAEINNPELQNLSYLEFLPRWYYTLASGKIVCGLVKDFPEKERKILEPQGIVSILVVPIFVKESFWGFIGFDECRYQRQWSEAEESILIAAAGSIGGAIVRMRTEEALRKSEARNRALLDAIPDVMFRISKEGNLLDFNGLKNFDLCISDNFLGKNLSDVLPQTVSKKIMSSIQQALASGEMQLIEYQLPIDGKIHDYEARMVVCGEDEVVSIVRDISERQAALRERKRTEIELRKSKEALEFVSKAKSEFLATMSHELRTPLNAILGLSQILHQEIFGALNAKQKEYVNCIYSSGEHLLTLINDILDLSKVEAGKEELTLALVQVHELCESCISIVRDRALKKELQLTWEIDPQATCCIADERRVKQMLLNLLTNAIKFTPTGKVTLRVQKVPQGITFTVSDTGIGIAPEHIQLLFQPFKQLDSRFNRQYEGTGLGLALTRKLARLHGGNVTVKSTVGKGSDFTLLLPDRPQYALSAEDCEVGQNQRAGSLYNYSPRILIGDNHYSLILGYLQAIGYEVQHLQKTRDFLSQVRDFQPRLILLDSQLSDDAIVTLVQQLQQDPQLQTIPVVIMTETIEVGDRFLAAGAKECLIKPIGIAQLESLLMRYFN; the protein is encoded by the coding sequence ATGACTCCAGAACCGCTAAAAACTTTATTGATCGTATTAGATGCGACCAATCAGCATCAAATTTCCACCTGTATACAGCAACTCAATCACAACGAGGTTGAACTGACATTTGTTGTCCTTAAAGAGAGTAATTTTCATCTTGCAGCTGTGCCGCAAGCAGATGTTATCGTACTCGTTGTGTCATCACTCGATCGTTCTGCATTCGAATTAGTTAACCAAGTACGTCATGCTTGCGTGCCACTGGTGGTTATTGGCAATACACAAGATCGAACACTGATTTGCGAAGTCTTACGTAGGGGAGTACAAGAATACCTTTACCAAGAGCAGCTGACGGCTACAAAACTGTTACAAACGCTACAATCTGCTTGTGCTCGCTGGCAAGTAACGGCTAACAATACACGCTCGCAAAGCTTAAGAACGCATGTCGCTGCGCAGACTGTTGGTACTTTTCATCAAATTATCGCCAATATCAATGATGCGATCGCCATTGTCGATTTACAAGGCTGTTACATCGAACAAAATCCAATGCATCGCCGGTTACTCGGCTACTCGGATGCCGAACTTTCTGGAAAAACGCCAGCAATTCACTTGGGCGAACAGGTTTTTGCGGCAATTTGTCAAGAACTCGTTCAAAATGATTATTGTTGCCGTGAGGTCATTAGTCGGACAAAAGACGGTAGGCTTTTACATATCGAACTTAAAGCTTTTACAGTACGAGATACCGATAATAACCCAATTTGCTACGTTGGGATTAAAAAAGATATTACAGAACGCAAGTTAGTCTCGTCAATCGTTACGCAACGCGATCGCCTACTAGAAGGTGTAGCTACTGCTACGCATCAGTTGATCGCGATCGAAGATTTCTCCCAAGCGATATCCCAAGCCTTAGCGACATTAGGTACAGCCGTTGATGTTAATCGAGTTTACGTATTTGAAAATCATTACCATCCGCATACGGGTGAACCGTTGATGAGTCAACGATTTGAATGGACAGATAACACTGTTACAGCTGAAATTAATAATCCTGAATTACAAAATCTTTCTTATTTGGAATTTTTGCCTCGTTGGTATTATACTTTAGCGTCAGGCAAGATCGTTTGTGGGCTGGTAAAAGATTTTCCAGAGAAAGAAAGAAAAATTCTAGAACCACAAGGTATTGTGTCTATTCTGGTTGTCCCCATTTTCGTCAAAGAGTCTTTTTGGGGTTTCATTGGATTTGATGAATGTCGGTATCAGAGGCAATGGAGTGAAGCGGAAGAATCTATTTTAATAGCAGCAGCAGGAAGTATTGGCGGCGCGATTGTCCGCATGCGTACCGAAGAAGCATTACGCAAAAGTGAAGCCAGAAATCGCGCGCTTTTAGACGCAATACCGGATGTGATGTTTCGGATTAGCAAAGAAGGTAATTTACTCGATTTCAACGGCTTAAAAAATTTTGATTTGTGCATATCAGATAATTTTTTGGGGAAGAACTTGAGCGACGTTCTACCGCAAACTGTCAGCAAAAAAATCATGTCAAGTATTCAGCAAGCATTGGCAAGTGGAGAAATGCAACTCATTGAGTATCAACTTCCAATCGATGGCAAAATTCACGATTACGAAGCGCGCATGGTAGTTTGTGGCGAAGATGAGGTTGTCAGTATTGTACGCGATATTAGCGAACGGCAAGCCGCACTCCGCGAACGCAAACGTACAGAAATTGAACTCCGTAAAAGTAAAGAAGCGCTGGAATTCGTCAGCAAAGCTAAAAGTGAATTTTTAGCAACGATGAGTCATGAATTGCGGACACCTTTGAATGCGATTCTTGGTTTGTCGCAAATTCTGCACCAAGAAATTTTTGGTGCATTGAATGCTAAGCAAAAAGAATACGTAAACTGCATCTATAGCAGTGGCGAACACTTACTGACACTGATTAACGATATTCTCGATCTTTCTAAAGTTGAGGCAGGAAAAGAGGAGCTAACACTTGCGTTGGTGCAAGTGCACGAGTTATGCGAGTCGTGCATATCAATTGTACGCGATCGCGCCTTGAAAAAGGAGTTACAACTGACTTGGGAGATCGATCCGCAAGCAACTTGCTGCATTGCTGACGAACGGCGAGTTAAGCAAATGTTACTTAATTTACTAACGAATGCGATCAAGTTTACGCCAACAGGAAAAGTCACGCTGCGAGTTCAAAAAGTTCCCCAAGGCATTACATTTACAGTTTCTGATACCGGAATTGGCATCGCCCCAGAACACATCCAACTTTTGTTTCAACCGTTTAAACAGCTAGATAGTCGCTTTAATCGTCAATACGAAGGAACTGGTTTAGGTTTGGCATTAACGCGCAAGTTAGCACGTCTGCACGGCGGTAACGTTACCGTTAAATCAACGGTGGGTAAAGGCAGTGACTTTACTCTCTTATTACCCGATCGCCCGCAATACGCACTTTCCGCAGAAGATTGTGAAGTAGGACAAAATCAACGTGCTGGAAGTCTTTACAACTATTCACCGCGAATTTTGATAGGTGATAATCATTATAGTTTGATTCTTGGCTATCTTCAGGCGATCGGCTATGAAGTGCAGCACTTGCAAAAAACACGCGACTTTTTGAGCCAGGTACGCGACTTTCAACCGCGACTGATTTTACTCGACTCGCAACTATCCGATGATGCGATCGTGACACTAGTACAGCAGCTTCAACAAGATCCGCAATTGCAAACGATTCCTGTCGTCATTATGACTGAAACCATTGAAGTGGGCGATCGCTTCCTGGCGGCTGGTGCTAAAGAGTGTTTGATTAAGCCGATTGGCATTGCGCAACTAGAATCATTATTGATGCGCTATTTCAATTAG